In one Palaemon carinicauda isolate YSFRI2023 chromosome 25, ASM3689809v2, whole genome shotgun sequence genomic region, the following are encoded:
- the LOC137618681 gene encoding uncharacterized protein isoform X3 produces MDKLKELSRDTKQCLRGEDLEHLTNVSVETNHEIKSFYEEMSGIISLAEKDECSEGGNPCGARGTCHNSLFSFSCSCPSGFT; encoded by the exons agCTTAGTCGAGACACCAAACAATGTCTCCGAGGGGAAGACTTGGAACACTTGACTAATGTATCagtagaaa CCAATCATGAGATCAAGTCTTTCTATGAAGAGATGTCTGGAATAATCTCTTTGGCAGAAAAAG ACGAGTGTTCAGAGGGAGGTAATCCCTGCGGGGCCAGAGGCACCTGTCATAATTCCCTCTTCAGCTTCAGCTGTTCTTGTCCTTCTGGTTTCACCTAG